One region of Zingiber officinale cultivar Zhangliang chromosome 7B, Zo_v1.1, whole genome shotgun sequence genomic DNA includes:
- the LOC122006733 gene encoding uncharacterized protein LOC122006733, with the protein MVKVQKLKRRIQEVASLTPSEKIKKKGKKNEENHPKESNPPTSSTADAAVNSVANTSRAVENGKNKEPAAATPVEKSSGFIFMCSRKTKPECFSFQVFGLPGGKKEIVERIKTGAKLFLYDFQLKLLYGVYKATCQGGMNLSPEAFRGAFPAQVKFKVYMDCQPLPEAVFRSAIIENYNKGKFTPELNSKQVRKLLSLFRPINEISQSAPSLPNVSSSTKNVGGHIMSTKYVQDRPHLVRSLNEISQSTPSLPNVSSSTKNVGGHIMSTKYVQDRPHLARSLLDDRYRLDHMPHIAPIPPHLPLEDTFRLDQLPLVTSDLPLENSHRLGHLTHGPPHLPIEDPIRSSHLTHGPHLPIEDPIRSSHLPHVTPMELRYLRQAHANDSYAYSVQAPSIIPATTQHLSKATRACYVDNPTRGERLVYRLVPERIPATEGETLSNPEQRIYERVMNHRVAGYEDPNVPSRVATVETVPVSSRYVFPGTATVYRS; encoded by the exons ATGGTGAAGGTACAAAAACTGAAGAGGAGGATCCAGGAAGTTGCTTCCCTGACTCCGTCAGAGAAGATCaaaaagaaggggaagaagaacgAGGAGAATCATCCAAAGGAGAGTAATCCTCCGACATCCTCGACGGCGGACGCTGCTGTGAATTCCGTTGCCAACACCAGCAGGGCGGTGGAAAATGGGAAGAATAAGGAACCTGCCGCAGCCACTCCGGTCGAGAAGAGCTCGGGATTCATCTTTATGTGCAGCAGGAAGACGAAACCCGAGTGCTTCAGCTTCCAGGTATTTGGACTTCCTGGTGGAAAGAAGGAGATTGTGGAGAGGATCAAGACAGGCGCCAAACTGTTCCTCTATGATTTCCAACTGAAGCTTCTGTACGGGGTTTATAAGGCCACCTGCCAGGGTGGGATGAACCTGTCACCGGAAGCTTTCAGAGGCGCCTTCCCAGCTCAG GTGAAATTCAAGGTTTATATGGACTGTCAGCCACTTCCCGAGGCTGTATTTAGATCTgctattatagaaaattataacaAGGGCAAATTTACTCCTGAGCTTAATTCAAAACAG GTTCGTAAATTGTTATCATTGTTTCGTCCTATAAATGAGATATCACAATCAGCACCTTCTCTCCCAAATGTGTCATCATCCACCAAAAATGTGGGTGGGCATATCATGTCTACTAAGTATGTCCAAGATCGTCCTCATCTAGTCCGTTCACTAAATGAGATATCACAATCAACACCTTCTCTCCCAAATGTGTCATCATCCACCAAAAATGTGGGTGGGCATATCATGTCTACTAAGTATGTCCAAGATCGTCCTCATCTAGCTCGTTCGCTTCTTGACGATCGATATAGGTTGGACCATATGCCACATATTGCACCTATCCCACCACATTTGCCTCTTGAAGATACGTTTAGGTTGGATCAACTACCACTTGTCACATCTGATTTACCACTTGAGAATTCGCATAGGTTGGGCCATTTGACACATGGCCCGCCTCATCTGCCCATTGAGGATCCAATTCGGTCGAGCCATTTGACACATGGCCCTCATTTGCCCATTGAGGATCCAATTAGATCGAGTCATTTGCCACATGTAACACCAATGGAGTTGAGATATCTTCGTCAAGCCCATGCAAATGATTCCTATGCTTACTCCGTACAAGCTCCCTCTATAATACCTGCAACCACTCAACATCTATCGAAGGCTACACGAGCTTGCTATGTTGATAATCCTACACGAGGAGAACG TCTTGTGTACAGGTTAGTTCCTGAGAGGATTCCGGCTACAGAGGGAGAGACCCTTTCAAATCCTGAGCAGAGGATCTATGAACGAGTCATGAACCACCGAGTGGCAGGATATGAAGATCCAAATGTACCAAGCAGGGTTGCGACTGTGGAGACTGTGCCTGTTTCTTCCCGCTACGTGTTTCCTGGGACTGCCACTGTGTATCGCTCGTAG